The genomic region CTGTTCGCCGAGCACGGCGTCGACGTGGCCGTCCCGGACGGCGCGTTCTACATGATGCTTCCCGTCGACGATGACGATACGGCATGGTGTGAGGGCGCTATCGAGGACGCCCACGTCGCGACGGTTCCCGGCAGCGCCTTCGGCACGCCGGGCTACGCGCGGCTCTCATATGCGGCCAGCGAGGAACGCCTGCGCGAGGGCGTCGAGCGCCTCGCGGACGCCGGCTACCTGTAGCGTCGCTTCCAGGCACTGATACCGCGAGGAGACACGCCTTTTCTGGTGTCTCTCAGCTTCTTGCTGTTCTCGATTCCACCAGTGGCCACGCCACGGGTGTCCTGTCTGCCCGATGTTGTTTTATCGTCTGGGTCGGTCTGTCGACGAGATGGGTGACTCAGTCTGGGGCGCAGTGGAGGTGAACGTCGAACCGGACGGGACCGCGGACCCGTGGTTCCTCGCCGCGTCGCTCCGCCCCTTCGTCGGTTCGTGGTGGTACGCCTGGCAGTGCCTGTTCGGGTGGGAGGACGACGATGTCTTCGACCCAGTCTCGCCGGACGGTCGCGGGCTCCCGGACGACCTGTCGTCGGACGTGGAGCGCCACTACCACGAGGTCGACAGCTGGGGCGAGAACCACGTGACGCTGGCCGAGCTCCGGGCGGTCGACTGGCAGGAGGTCTCCCCACACGAGACCATACTGTGGCAGCGCCGTGAGGCGGAGGGCCTGGAGTGTCCCCTCTCGGGTCGTGACGAGGACGCCCTCTCGACGGACCAACTCGAAACGCTCGACGCCGGCGGGCAGGTCACGACGACGACCGACGTCGGCCACACCGTGACGGTGACGCGGGAACGACTCACCCGGGAGTTCGTCTGCCGAGCGGCCGGCTGGTGGTGGGTGATCCACGAGCTGATGGAGCACCTGACCGATCGAATCTACCGGGCCGAGGGGGTCCGGCTGGTCGTCTGGCGGTGGTGACAGGCGCGACGAGCAGGCCTCCGCTGTGCCGAGGTCCCGTTGCCCACGGGGGCTAGGCGAACGTCACACCACTGATTTCGAAACACGCTCCGCCCATCGATTCGGGCGGGTCGACCACGGCTATCTGCCAGCCGTGGGCTTCCGCGATGTCCTCGACGATGGCGAGGCCGAAGCCGGTCCCGGACTCCGCGGTGGTGTAGCCGTGCTCGAACACCTGTTCGCGGTCGTCCGGGGGGATACCGGGCCCGTCGTCGATGACGCGAAAACCGGACTCGGTCGTCTCGACCCGGACGGTCACCCCGTCCCCGGTAGGGTCGGGCTCCGCCCGGCTGTTCGTGGAAGCATGTTCCACGCTATTCCGGTACAGGTTCTCGAAGAGCTGGCGGAGCCGGCCGTCGTCCGCGAGGATGGGCGTGTCGGCGGTCTCGACCTCGAGGGTCGCGTCCGGGGCGTCGACCGTCACCCACGCCTGTTTCGCCACCGTCTCGGGGTCCACTGGCCTGGGGTCCTCGACGTCCTGGCCGTTCCGGGCGAGCGTGAGCAGGTCGTCGACGAGTTCCGCCATCCGGTCGAGCGACGCCTCGATGCCGTCCAGTCGATCCAGGTCGTCCGTCAGCCGGACGAGGTCGAGGTTGCCCCGGGCGACGTTGAGCGGATTCCGGAGGTCGTGGCTGACCACCTGGGCGAACTGCTCCAGGCGCTCGTTCTGGCGCTCCAGTTCGGTCTCGTACGCCTTGCGTTCGGTAACCTCGCGGGCGACGAAGACGACGTACTCCTCGTCTACCCCTTCGAGTGGGCGGGTTCGCGCCTCGAACCAGAACGTCTCGTCCTGGAACGTCACGTCGTATTCCATCTCCTGCTCCTCGCCGGTCCCCAGCGTCTCGTCGATGATGTCCTGTATCTCCGCGGCGGCCTCCGGGGGCAGCACTTCGTCGACGGACATCCCGATGACGTCCTCGGGAACGTCGAAGTCGAGCACCTGCTGGTTCGTCTTTATCTCGACGTAGCGACCGTCGGCGTCGTAGACGATGATGAGGTCTGGGACGGCCTCCGTGATGGCGAGCAGCCCGGCCCGGTTCGTCTGGAGGGTCTTCCCGGAGTCCGGCCCGAGCACCTCGTCGACCTGTCTTTTCGCGGCCCGCCAGCGACGGCGGACCGTCCGCTCGACGGTCTGGACGAGCGCGATGTCGAAGTCCTGCCCGGTCGCACAGGTAAGCGTCGCACCGGCGGCGAGCGCGTCTCCCCGCTCCGCCGCCGGGACGGCCGCGACGATGGGTGTCCCCGGTTGCAGGTCGTACACGTCGGAGACTCCATCGAACGCGGCGACGGTGGTCGCGACGACGCAGTCGACCGTGGTGTCGACGTATCCCGGCCGGCCACGGACGACCTCGAACCGCTCCTCGACGAGACTCGGGACTCTGCTGTCGTCGCTGTCGAGTGCGAGTACGCGAATCTCTGTCGGGTCGTCTCCCATCCTCACGCTGGTCTGAGACAGAGTTACACAAGCAGTGTCATGATTCTAACGGGCACGCGACACACGGGCGACAGGGAGCCGATTCCCGCCTGGGTGACCAGCAGGTCCCTCAGGCGCGCTGGTCGAGGATGCGGTCGATGATACGGCCGGTCGACAGGAGCTCGCCCTCGTACCGCGGGTCGCGGGCCGAGGCTCGCCGCACCTCGCAGTCGATGCCCCGGTTCGCGAGGGCGTCGGCGATGGCGGCCTCGTCGTGGTGCTGGTCGTGGCCCAGCACGATGTAATCGGGGTCGATGCGCTCGATGGGGACGAAGATGTCCTCGGTGTCGCCGAGGTGAGCCTCGGTGACCATCTCGAACGCATCGACCATGTCGCGGCGCTGCCGGTCGGGGAGGATGGGTTTCTCCTTGTGCGTGACGTTCTCACGGCGGGCGATGATGACGTAGAGTTCGTCACCCATCGCCGCCGCCTCGGAGAGGTAGTGGACGTGGCCGGGGTGCAGGATGTCGAAGGTACCCTGTGCGATGACGGTCGTGGATTTCCCTGTCATATCAATCTCGCAGTTCCGCATCGATGTCCGCTTGCGTGAAGTCGAAGAACGATTCCGGGTCGGGCAGGTCCACGTCCAGCACCGGGAGGTCGCGCGGCTCTCCCTGCTGGTCGAACGCCCGCCAGTCGCCCGAGCGGTAGGGCGCACCCATGATGATGTGGGCGGTCCCCTGCCCGAACGTCGCGATGTCGGCGTCGCTCGGTCTGAGGACGCCGTTGGGATGCGAGTGGATGCTGCCGAGTGCCCGCATGTCGTTCGGAATCATGTTCGAGTCCAGGGTCGCACTCACCGGGTTCGACGTGGTCCCCGGGATGACGAGCACGTCGGTGACGACGTACCCGTCCCTGTCGAGGCCGAGCGAGGTTGCGTCGGTCCCCCGGAGCATCCCCATGTACTCGTTCGGGTGTGTGTCCTCCGCGGCCTCCAGCGCGAACTCGATGGTGTCGCGAGCGATGCCCACGACTGCCTTGCGCTTGAAGAACCGGTCGAACAGTCCCATGCCCGACCCTCGCGCCTCGTCGGTGCTAAACGTTCCGAAAGCCTCGTTCGTCTTGACAAGCGTTATACCCGGTCGTTCCAAACGAACCCGTAACGATGACATCCGACTCTGTCGGCGACGCCGCCGACGACGACGGGGGCGACACCGTCGTGTACGACCTCGCTCCCGATTGTACCGTCGATGACGTCGAGGAGGACACGCCCTACCTCGCGACCGTCAACGGTATCGTCGAATACGGCGTCTTCGTCGATCTCTCCGATTCAGTCTCCGGACTCGTCCACGAGTCCAAACTCAGCGGCACCTTCGCGGTCGGCGACGAGCTCGTCGTCGAACTCGAGAACGTACGAGAGGACGGTGACATGTCCTTCGAGACCGTGGATGTTGGCGAGTACACCATCCAGCAGGTCGCTCACGAGTACCGTCCGACCGCGACGACCGCGCTCGACGCGAGCCTCGGCGAACAGGTACACGTCGAAGGCGTCGTCACACAGATCAAACAGACCGGCGGCCCGACCATCTTCCAGGTCCGCGACGAACACGGCGTCGTGCCCGCCGCGGCCTTCGAATCGGCAGGCGTCCGCGCCTACCCCGATGTCGAGGTCGACGACGTGGTCCGCGTCACCGGTATCGCGGAGACCCGCGAGGATGCGACCCAGCTCGAGGTCGGCGACCTGACCCGCCTCGACGGCGACGCGGCCGACCGCGTCCAGTCCCGGCTCGACGACGCACTCGAGACGTGGGCCGAACCCCACGAGGTCGAGCCGCTCGTCGAGTGGGACGCCTTCGAGAAGCTCCGCGACGACCTCCGCGACGTGGCCCGCCTGCTCCGCAAGACCGTCATCGAGGGACGCCCCATCCGCGTGCGCCACCACGCCGACGGCGACGGGATGTGCGCCTCCGTGCCGGTCCAGAAGGCCATCGAACAGTTCATCGGCGAGGTCCACGAGGACCCCGAGGCTCCGCGCCACCTGTTCAAGCGCCTCCCCTCGAAGGCGCCCTTCTACGAGATGGAGGACGCCACCCGCGACCTGAACTACGCGCTCGAAGACCGCGCGAAGCACGGCCAGAAGCTCCCACTCGTCCTCATGCTCGACAACGGCTCGACCGAGGAGGACGTGCCGGCGTACCAGACGCTCGCGCACTACGACATCCCCATCGTCGCGGTCGACCACCACCACCCCGACCCGGAGGCGGTCGAACCGCTCCTCGCCGAGCACGTCAACCCGTACACCTACGGCGAGGACTACCGCATCACGACCGGTATGATGTGCGTGGAGCTCGCGCGGATGATCTACCCCGACATGACCGACGAACTCCGTCACGTGCCCGCCGTCGCGGGCCTCGCGGACCGCTCGAAGGCCGAGGTCATGGACGACTACCTCACCCTCGCCGCCGAAGAGGGCTACGAGGAGGACGACCTGCGCGACATCAGCGAGGCGCTCGACTACGTCGCCCACTGGCTGCGCTACGACTCCGGTCGCCACCTCATCAACGACGTGCTCAACGTCGGCTGTGACGACCGCGAGCGACACGAGGAACTCGTCGACTTCCTCGCCGACCGCGCCCGTGGCGAGGTCGACGCCCAGCTCGACGCCGCGATGTCCCACCTCGAACACGAGGACCTCGAGAACGGGGCCCACCTCTACCGCATCGACGTGGAGAACTACGCCCACCGGTTCACCTACCCCGCGCCGGGGAAGACCACGGGCGAGATCCACGACCGGAAGGTGAAGGAGACGGGCGACCCCGTCATCACCATCGGGTACGGCCCGGACTTCGCGGTCCTGCGCTCGGACGGCGTCCGCCTGGACATCCCGCGGATGGTCACCGAACTCGACGAGGAGATCGTCGGCGGTGGCGTCTCCGGCGGTGGCCACCTCGTCGTCGGCTCCATCAAGTTCGTGAAGGGCCGCCGCGAGGAGGTCATCGACGCGCTGGTCGAGAAGATGGCCGAGGCCGACATCGACGAGGACATCTCCTCCATGTCGGCGCTCTCAGACGACTGAGTCGGCAGCTCCTTCGTTTTTCGTTCTTCCTGACCCCGTCGTCGAGAGTGGCACGCAGGGCTGGCTACTCGACGATGTCCTGGTCGGGGTCGTCGTCGGCCGCCTCGACGACAGCTTCGTCCGAGAGAGGGGCGTTCGGGCGAGGCCCGTCACCGAGCTGGTCCGCCCCCGAGTCATCCAGCCCGGCCATCGAATGCTCGTCGGCGACCTGGGCCGCGGCCCGACCGCGCGCTTCCCGTTCTGCTCGCTCTATCCGTGCGACCAGTCCCAACAGCTTCGCGACCGCGCCGACGAGGTGGATGGAGGTTCGGTTCCGTTCGCGCCCGTCACGCCGGAAGAAGACGAGGATCGCGACGGTGTTCTCGCCGTCGGTTACCGGCGCGGCGATACCGGCACGCAGCCCGGCGTCCCGTGCTACGGCGGCCCGGCGGAAGTAGCCCGGTTCCGATTTCGAGGCGTCCCGGACCCATTCGATGTCGCCGGTCTCCCAGGCGCGGCCGACCAGTCCGACGCCGCGGGGGAACGAGAAGTGTCTCGAGACGGCACGGAACGTCCGGAGGTCCCCGGTCGTCCCGTACCAGACCGGTCCGGGTTCGGCGACCAGGTCGCCATCGTCGGTCTCGACCGGAACCCACGTCTCGGCGTACTGCCAGACCGTCCGGTCACAGACGAGTGTGATCGCGGCGCTGACCGCATCCTCGAACGAGTCGGCACGTTCCACCGCGTCGGCGACGTCGTACAGGAGGGAATACCGTGATGGTCTCTGGGTTCCGTCGCTCATGGACAGAGAGAGGACGCCCGCAGATTTCACTTGCTCGTCTGTCAGCACGTCCCCCGGCGGGTCGGGTTACCTGACCCGGACTTCGAACCGGATGCCGCCGATGGTGCTGTCGGTGCCGCGTATCTCCCAGTCGTGGGCGTTGACGATCTCGCGGACGATGGCGAGGCCGAACCCGGTGCCGGAGTCGCCCGTCGTGTAGCCCATCTCGAACACCTGCTCGCGCTCGTTCGTCGGAATCCCCGGACCGTCGTCCTCGACGAAGAACCCGCCGTCCATGCGACCGGTCCGGACCGTCACGGTCGGCCCACCGTGTTCGATACTGTTCCGGAACATGTTCTCCAGCAGTCGCTGGAGCCGTTCCTGGTCGGCCTGTATCGTCATGTCGCCGACGACCTCCAGCGTGGCGTCCGGGGGGCTGATGGACTCCCAGGCCTGTCCCGCGACCGACGCCAACGACACGGAATCGGTCGCGATGACCTTCCTGCCCTCGCGTGCGAGCTGGAGGACGTCGTCGATGATGGTCTCCATGCGTAACAGGGCGGACTCCACCCTGTCGAAGTTCTCCTTCGAGGGGTCCTCCCGTGCGAGCGCGAGCGCGGCCCCGGCGGTCGAGAGTGGTGTCCGGAGGTCGTGCGAGACCGCGTTCGCGAACTGCGAGAGCCGTTCGTTCTGGCGGGCGATCTCCTGTTCCCAGCTGTATCGACTGGTCATGTCCTCGACGACGACGACGACCTCCTGGACGGTCCCCGAGTCGTCGCTGACCGGGGCGGCGTTCAACAGCACCCAGCGCTCTCCCTTCGGGGTGCTGACGCCGAGTTGAACCCCCCGAACGGGTGACCCGCTCTCGAAGACGCGGGCGACCGGCAGGTCCTCGGTCGGGATGCGCTCACCGTCGATGTCGAAGAACTCGAACGTCTGCTCGTCGTGGCGTTCGGACAGCAGGTCGTCGACGTCCGAACCCAGGATATCTGCACCCTGTGGGTTCACGTCCACGATCTGGCCGGAGGCGTCGTACACGAGCACGCCGATCGGACTCGCTTCGATGCGCTCTTCGAGATCCTCTCGCTCCGCTTCGAGTTCGACGACGTGTTCCTTGCGGGCGTACAGTCCGCCGAGGATGCCGATGGTCGAGACGAGGCTGACCCAGCGCTCGTCGGTCGGCTTCGGCTCACCCATGAAGAACGCGAGCACCGCGATGACCTCGTTCATGTCGATGATGGGGACGCCGACGGCGGTTCTGAGGCCGGCGGCCTTCGCCGGTGCGCTCCGGACGAAGTACGACGGCGGCCCGGCGCTGACGTCGTGAAGCCACTCGACCTCACCGGTGTCCCACACGCGACCGGGAAGCCCGACCTTGCGCGGGAACGAGGTCTTCTCGGTCACCCGTCGGAAGGTCTCTAACGCCTCTCCGGACCCGTACCACGAGTCGCTCGGAACGAGTTCGGTTCCGTTCGGGGCGACCGTCCACACCTCGCCGTACACCCACTCCGTCGACCGGCACACCAGTTCGATGGTCTCGCTCAGTGCGGCCTCGAACGAGTCGGCATTCGCGACCGCCTGTGCCACTTCGTGAAGGAGTTCGTAGTCGCGTACCTTCTTTGCGCCGGTGCTCATACCTCAGTAGAGGACCTCGATGGCTTTGGCGTGTTCGGCGATTGATGAATCCTCAACACGTCAGGGATTCCGGGCTGAACAGCGCGAATCGGCCCATTCTCGGGCGATCACACGGTGGACCAATCGGGAAGAGACTGCAACCGGAGACGGCCTCAGTTGACGTCGAACTCGAATCGTGCCCCACCCATGTCCCCATCGACGACGGAGACGGTCCAGTCGTGGGCACGGGCGATCTCCTGGACGATCGCGAGCCCGAAGCCAGTCCCGGTCGTCCCCGTCGTGTACCCGGCTTCGAACACGTCCTCGCGCTCGGCCTCGGGGATGCCGGGGCCGTCGTCCTCGATGAAGAAGCCGTGGTCGGTCGCGCCGACGCGGACGCTCACCGTCTTTCCACCGTGTTCGACCGCGTTGCGGAACATGTTCTCCATGAGTCGCTGGAGCCGTTGCTCGTCGGCCAGCAGCGACCTGTCGGTCTCGACGGTCAGCGACGCGTCGGTGGCGTTCACGGCGGACTCCCAGGCGGCTTCCGCGACCGATTCGAGGGAGACAGACGAGGGATCGACGACGGTCTTCCCGCCGCGCGCGAGCGAGAGGACGTCCTCGATGATGGCCTCCATGCGGTCGAGTGCGCCGTCGATTCGGTCCAGATGTTCGCTCTCACACTCCTGTTTCGCGAGGATGAGCGAGGTGCTCGCGGTCGAGAGTGGCGTCCGGAGGTCGTGTGAGACCGCGCTCGCGAACCGCGAGAGCCGCTCGTTCTGGCGGGCGATCTCTTGTTCCCAGACGTGCTGGCTCGTGAGGTCCTCGACGGCGACGACGACCTGCTCGACCGCGCCGGACTCGTCGTGAACGGGGGCCGCGTTGGCGATGACCCATCGTTCCCCGGCCGGCGTGGTGATGCCGCACTCCAACCCGTGGATGCGACTGTTCTGCTTGATGGCCTCTCGGACCGGGAGTGCCGACCGCTCGATCGGGTTCCCCTCCTCGTCGACCGGGTCGAGGTCGAGCGCCTTGCAGTTGGTTCCCACCAGTGACTCCTTCGACCGCCCGAGGATCGAGGCCGCCTGCTCGTTCAGGTCGACGAGCGTCCCGTCGGTGTCGAAGATGACGATACCGATGGGGCTCGCATGGAAGCACCGGGCGATCGTCTGGCGGTGTCGCGCTTCCCTCTCGAACCGGTCCTTCTGGGCGTACATCCCACCGAGGATGGCGACCGTCCCGACGAGGGCGACCATCCGGTCGATCCTGGCGCGGGCCTCGTCGAGCATGAACACGAGGACTGCGACGACCGAGTCGTGGTCGACGATGGGGACACCGACCGTGGCGTGGAACCCTGCCTTCATGGCGGCGTCCTTGCGCAGGAACTCCTCGGTCGACACCTCGGTCACGTCTTTGAGCCACTCGCACTCCTGGGCCTCCCAGACGCGACCGGGGAGTCCACTCCCACGCTTGTACGTGAAGCCTCTAGAGGCCTCGTGAAACCGCTCTATCTGCGGATCGTGCTTGTACCAGACTGGCCCGAGTTCGAGGTGGTCTCCCGTCGGTCGCCACACCTCGGCGTACCGCCAGTCGGTGTGGCGGCAGACGATATCTATCGTCGCCTCGAGGGCTGAATCCAACGAATCGGCGGCCGAGACAGCCTGTGCGACCTCGTGAACGACGGCGTAATCTCGGGCGGCCGTGGTGCTCATACTGTCTCAGAGGGTATCAACCGGCTTTACGCACTCGTCACCTGTAGTGAATCTGACCTTCCGGGAGAGGAGCACAGCGACGCCCCCGGCCGCGACGGGTGCGGCAATCAACAGTATGAGGGGAATCTCTCGGGTTCCGTCCCAGTCCGAATCGAAGGCGTCGGCGTAGTAGCGCCCGATCTCGTCGCCGGTGAGGACGACCGCGACCTCCCGGTTCTCCCGGAGCGAGTGGCGGTTCCAGTTGACGCTCCCGACGACGACGTGTCGGCGGTCGACGACGACGCCCTTCGCGTGGATCTTCTCGAACCGGCCGTCGGGGTCGACGAGTTTGGCGTCGAGGTCGAGTCCCTCGCGGGCAGCGAGTCGGTCAAGCTGGGCGGCGACCCGGGCGTTCTCCTCCTCGGCGTACCAGGCACTGCTCAGGAGGATTCGAACCCGCGTCCCGTTCCGGGCAGCCGCGATGGCGGCCCGGACCAGGGGCGTCTCGACGCTCGAGACCGCCATCTGCTCGACCCTGACGGAGTGATTCGCCTGCCGGACGAGGCGAGTGAGGCGTGCCTCCGCGTTGTCGGGTGCGACGAGGACCGTGACCCGGTCGACGGCGAAGGTCTCGGCGTCGATCCGAGCGGGGTACTCGCCCGTTGCCGGGTCGGCCAGGACCGGCTCCACCCCATCGCGGAACGACTCCCAGGGAACCGTGTCGTGGGCCGTCCAGTCGGCTGTGAACACCGCGGCGAGCGAGGCGCTCGATGGCCCCCGGAGCTCGACGCCCCATCCGCGGTTTGCCCGGCCACCACTGCCCGACGGTTTCCAGTTCTCGGTGAGCACGAGCGCCCGGTCG from Haloarchaeobius sp. HME9146 harbors:
- a CDS encoding ATP-binding protein, whose translation is MSTGAKKVRDYELLHEVAQAVANADSFEAALSETIELVCRSTEWVYGEVWTVAPNGTELVPSDSWYGSGEALETFRRVTEKTSFPRKVGLPGRVWDTGEVEWLHDVSAGPPSYFVRSAPAKAAGLRTAVGVPIIDMNEVIAVLAFFMGEPKPTDERWVSLVSTIGILGGLYARKEHVVELEAEREDLEERIEASPIGVLVYDASGQIVDVNPQGADILGSDVDDLLSERHDEQTFEFFDIDGERIPTEDLPVARVFESGSPVRGVQLGVSTPKGERWVLLNAAPVSDDSGTVQEVVVVVEDMTSRYSWEQEIARQNERLSQFANAVSHDLRTPLSTAGAALALAREDPSKENFDRVESALLRMETIIDDVLQLAREGRKVIATDSVSLASVAGQAWESISPPDATLEVVGDMTIQADQERLQRLLENMFRNSIEHGGPTVTVRTGRMDGGFFVEDDGPGIPTNEREQVFEMGYTTGDSGTGFGLAIVREIVNAHDWEIRGTDSTIGGIRFEVRVR
- a CDS encoding GAF domain-containing protein, whose product is MSDGTQRPSRYSLLYDVADAVERADSFEDAVSAAITLVCDRTVWQYAETWVPVETDDGDLVAEPGPVWYGTTGDLRTFRAVSRHFSFPRGVGLVGRAWETGDIEWVRDASKSEPGYFRRAAVARDAGLRAGIAAPVTDGENTVAILVFFRRDGRERNRTSIHLVGAVAKLLGLVARIERAEREARGRAAAQVADEHSMAGLDDSGADQLGDGPRPNAPLSDEAVVEAADDDPDQDIVE
- a CDS encoding Mov34/MPN/PAD-1 family protein, with the translated sequence MGLFDRFFKRKAVVGIARDTIEFALEAAEDTHPNEYMGMLRGTDATSLGLDRDGYVVTDVLVIPGTTSNPVSATLDSNMIPNDMRALGSIHSHPNGVLRPSDADIATFGQGTAHIIMGAPYRSGDWRAFDQQGEPRDLPVLDVDLPDPESFFDFTQADIDAELRD
- a CDS encoding ATP-binding protein, which translates into the protein MSTTAARDYAVVHEVAQAVSAADSLDSALEATIDIVCRHTDWRYAEVWRPTGDHLELGPVWYKHDPQIERFHEASRGFTYKRGSGLPGRVWEAQECEWLKDVTEVSTEEFLRKDAAMKAGFHATVGVPIVDHDSVVAVLVFMLDEARARIDRMVALVGTVAILGGMYAQKDRFEREARHRQTIARCFHASPIGIVIFDTDGTLVDLNEQAASILGRSKESLVGTNCKALDLDPVDEEGNPIERSALPVREAIKQNSRIHGLECGITTPAGERWVIANAAPVHDESGAVEQVVVAVEDLTSQHVWEQEIARQNERLSRFASAVSHDLRTPLSTASTSLILAKQECESEHLDRIDGALDRMEAIIEDVLSLARGGKTVVDPSSVSLESVAEAAWESAVNATDASLTVETDRSLLADEQRLQRLMENMFRNAVEHGGKTVSVRVGATDHGFFIEDDGPGIPEAEREDVFEAGYTTGTTGTGFGLAIVQEIARAHDWTVSVVDGDMGGARFEFDVN
- a CDS encoding FAD synthase, with the protein product MTGKSTTVIAQGTFDILHPGHVHYLSEAAAMGDELYVIIARRENVTHKEKPILPDRQRRDMVDAFEMVTEAHLGDTEDIFVPIERIDPDYIVLGHDQHHDEAAIADALANRGIDCEVRRASARDPRYEGELLSTGRIIDRILDQRA
- a CDS encoding PAS domain-containing sensor histidine kinase, with amino-acid sequence MGDDPTEIRVLALDSDDSRVPSLVEERFEVVRGRPGYVDTTVDCVVATTVAAFDGVSDVYDLQPGTPIVAAVPAAERGDALAAGATLTCATGQDFDIALVQTVERTVRRRWRAAKRQVDEVLGPDSGKTLQTNRAGLLAITEAVPDLIIVYDADGRYVEIKTNQQVLDFDVPEDVIGMSVDEVLPPEAAAEIQDIIDETLGTGEEQEMEYDVTFQDETFWFEARTRPLEGVDEEYVVFVAREVTERKAYETELERQNERLEQFAQVVSHDLRNPLNVARGNLDLVRLTDDLDRLDGIEASLDRMAELVDDLLTLARNGQDVEDPRPVDPETVAKQAWVTVDAPDATLEVETADTPILADDGRLRQLFENLYRNSVEHASTNSRAEPDPTGDGVTVRVETTESGFRVIDDGPGIPPDDREQVFEHGYTTAESGTGFGLAIVEDIAEAHGWQIAVVDPPESMGGACFEISGVTFA
- a CDS encoding DHH family phosphoesterase; its protein translation is MTSDSVGDAADDDGGDTVVYDLAPDCTVDDVEEDTPYLATVNGIVEYGVFVDLSDSVSGLVHESKLSGTFAVGDELVVELENVREDGDMSFETVDVGEYTIQQVAHEYRPTATTALDASLGEQVHVEGVVTQIKQTGGPTIFQVRDEHGVVPAAAFESAGVRAYPDVEVDDVVRVTGIAETREDATQLEVGDLTRLDGDAADRVQSRLDDALETWAEPHEVEPLVEWDAFEKLRDDLRDVARLLRKTVIEGRPIRVRHHADGDGMCASVPVQKAIEQFIGEVHEDPEAPRHLFKRLPSKAPFYEMEDATRDLNYALEDRAKHGQKLPLVLMLDNGSTEEDVPAYQTLAHYDIPIVAVDHHHPDPEAVEPLLAEHVNPYTYGEDYRITTGMMCVELARMIYPDMTDELRHVPAVAGLADRSKAEVMDDYLTLAAEEGYEEDDLRDISEALDYVAHWLRYDSGRHLINDVLNVGCDDRERHEELVDFLADRARGEVDAQLDAAMSHLEHEDLENGAHLYRIDVENYAHRFTYPAPGKTTGEIHDRKVKETGDPVITIGYGPDFAVLRSDGVRLDIPRMVTELDEEIVGGGVSGGGHLVVGSIKFVKGRREEVIDALVEKMAEADIDEDISSMSALSDD